In the genome of Epinephelus lanceolatus isolate andai-2023 chromosome 18, ASM4190304v1, whole genome shotgun sequence, one region contains:
- the adgre5a gene encoding adhesion G protein-coupled receptor E5 isoform X1 — MLICWYQHILLLLFPHPLIAWWLLFFPWATWATLEKDKKRREEESTTPSKCRELPGLCIGCFNFPHTDLDSVSLFTMAGRWNLLILALYLSDLVALTESECAQGWISTEQGCIDNDECAIDEDYPDEPGACVENASCVNTIGSYYCQCLDGFVSSTGAVNFTAVTPATCEDINECLQNEDMCGPNAECHNTVPHYSCICDDGFISTTGLETFRHGDNVICIEIDECEEGNICGQNAACVNTPGKYHCICQNGFELKSGKSNFTGNQEQCEDIDECGEKDVCGPNSACVNAPGKYHCICQAGFELKSGEFTGNQKQCEDINECEKENICGQNAACVNTPGKYHCICHAGFELRSGRSNFSGNQEQCEDKCMIDKTICGNGICHRGASGHYCVCHPGSTNYGNNESRCTELRCDVFEDMSNPKEGFHISQDLVMHLKKSCLNIMKNATKLDGEDILKRLLSAIDELLSSEAFKDKKKVSTFLDMVENVLRLIGPLIKPPGIKISSTHTELELLVHKGANLPQGPHNLTSKHAQMNIQLETAAGDPSYYPGFTTASLLTYANLEHSADSFFSGMEPQVNHSYKINSKVVTASVSNRNTSHLKEPVTLTFYHLKSNESQHTCVFWDSSVDGGSWSTRGCKMVESNSEYTVCSCNHLSSFAVLMALYDVENKFELQLITWVGLSLSLICLFICILTFSLIHSIKSPRTSIHLHLCISLFIAYVIFLAGISRTESRVGCAVVAGLLHFFFLAAFCWMCLEGIQLFRMVVVVFNTNFKTLYMMAGGYGVPAVIVAISAMVNAEGYGTKRYCWLKLDFIWSFFGPACIIIIINIFFFLITVWKLAQKFSSLNPDLDKLQKIKAFTITAVAQLCLLGTMWIFGCFQFNKGTIVMSYLFTIFGSIQGIMLFVMHCLFSKQVREEYGSILSRYCAPGKKSYSDFSYSHTSKAQGSRSTQDTGESHI, encoded by the exons atgttgatTTGCTGGTATCAGCATATACTGCTGCTACTTTTTCCACATCCATTAATTGCCTGGtggttgcttttttttccttgggCAACTTGGGCAACtttggaaaaagacaaaaagagaagagaagaagagagcacAACACCATCTAAATGTAGAGAACTCCCAGGTTTATGTATTGGTTGTTTTAACTTTCCTCACACAGATCTGGACAGTGTTTCCCTCTTCACTATGGCGGGCAGGTGGAACCTCCTGATACTGG CTCTGTACCTCTCTGACTTGGTGGCCCTGACGGAATCAGAGTGCGCTCAAGGATGGATTAGTACAGAGCAAGGATGCATTG ATAATGATGAATGTGCTATTGATGAGGACTATCCCGATGAACCTGGAGCATGTGTCGAGAATGCGTCCTGTGTCAACACAATTGGCAGCTACTACTGCCAATGTCTTGATGGTTTCGTGTCATCAACTGGGGCTGTGAACTTTACAGCTGTAACACCTGCAACATGTGAAG ATATCAACGAGTGTCTGCAAAACGAGGATATGTGTGGACCTAATGCTGAATGTCACAACACAGTTCCGCATTATTCCTGCATTTGTGATGATGGATTCATTTCCACCACTGGACTGGAAACTTTTCGCCATGGTGACAACGTTATATGTATTG AGATCGACGAATGTGAAGAGGGAAATATTTGTGGTCAAAACGCAGCATGTGTCAACACACCAGGCAAATATCACTGCATCTGTCAGAATGGCTTTGAACTGAAGTCTGGTAAATCTAACTTCACTGGCAATCAGGAGCAATGTGAAG ATATCGACGAATGTGGAGAGAAAGATGTTTGTGGTCCAAATTCAGCATGTGTCAATGCACCAGGCAAATATCACTGCATCTGTCAGGCTGGCTTTGAACTGAAGTCCGGTGAATTCACTGGCAATCAGAAGCAATGTGAAG ATATCAACGAATGCGAAAAGGAAAATATCTGCGGTCAAAACGCAGCATGTGTCAACACACCAGGCAAATATCATTGCATCTGTCATGCTGGCTTCGAACTGAGATCTGGTAGATCTAACTTCAGTGGCAATCAGGAGCAATGTGAAG ACAAATGCATGATTGATAAGACAATCTGCGGAAATGGAATCTGCCACCGTGGAGCCAGCGGCCATTACTGTGTGTGCCACCCTGGGTCCACTAACTATGGCAACAATGAGTCTCGCTGCACAG AGTTAAGGTGTGATGTATTCGAAGATATGAGCAATCCAAAAGAG GGATTTCACATTTCACAGGATCTTGTgatgcatttgaaaaaaagcTGTCTGAACATCATGAAGAATGCAACAAAGCTGGATGGAGAGGACATCTTAAAG AGACTGTTGTCTGCCATCGACGAGCTCTTGTCCAGTGAAGCCTTCAAAGATAAAAAGAAGGTCTCCACCTTTCTGGACATGGTGGAGAATGTCTTGAGGCTCATAGGGCCTCTCATTAAGCCCCCCGGGATAAAAAtatcctccacacacacag AGCTGGAGCTGCTGGTACATAAGGGGGCTAACTTACCCCAGGGACCTCATAACTTAACATCTAAGCATGCTCAGATGAACATTCAGTTGGAGACAGCTGCCGGGGATCCCTCCTATTACCCTG GCTTTACAACAGCCTCCTTGCTGACCTACGCAAACCTTGAACACTCTGCGGACAGCTTCTTTAGTGGGATGGAACCACAAGTGAACCACAGCTATAAGATCAACTCTAAAGTTGTGACTGCCAGCGTcagtaacagaaacacaagcCACCTCAAAGAGCCGGTCACCTTGACTTTCTACCACCTCAAG TCAAATGAATCCCAGCACACCTGCGTGTTCTGGGATTCCTCGGTGGATGGAGGGTCATGGTCTACTCGTGGCTGCAAGATGGTGGAGTCCAACTCTGAATACACTGTGTGTTCCTGCAACCATCTGAGCAGCTTTGCTGTGCTCATGGCGCTCTATGATGTGGAG AACAAGTTTGAGTTGCAGCTGATCACCTGGGTGGGCCTGTCCCTCTCGCTAATTTGCCTGTTCATCTGCATCCTGACTTTCTCGTTGATCCACTCCATCAAAAGCCCAAGAACCTCAATCCACCTGCACCTCTGCATCAGCCTCTTCATTGCCTACGTTATCTTCCTCGCAGGCATCTCTCGTACAGAGAGCCGG GTTGGCTGTGCGGTGGTAGCTGGGCTGCTGCATTTCTTCTTCCTGGCAGCATTTTGCTGGATGTGTCTGGAGGGCATACAACTCTTCAGGATGGTCGTCGTTGTCTTTAACACCAACTTCAAAACCCTTTACATGATGGCAGGTGGCTATGGAGTCCCAGCTGTTATTGTCGCTATCTCTGCTATGGTGAATGCTGAGGGATATGGCACCAAGAGATA TTGTTGGTTGAAGCTGGACTTCATTTGGAGTTTCTTTGGCCCTGcctgcatcatcatcatt ATAAACATATTCTTCTTTCTCATCACTGTGTGGAAGTTGGCACAGAAGTTCTCAAGTTTAAACCCTGACCTGGACAAGctgcagaaaataaa GGCGTTCACCATTACTGCAGTGGCTCAGCTGTGTTTGCTGGGCACCATGTGGATCTTCGGTTGTTTCCAGTTTAACAAGGGCACAATTGTCATGTCTTACCTGTTCACCATCTTTGGCAGCATTCAGGGGATCATGCTCTTTGTCATGCACTGTCTGTTTTCTAAACAG GTGAGGGAGGAATATGGAAGCATCCTGTCCAGATACTGTGCACCTGGGAAGAAGAGCTACTCAGATTTCAGTTACTCGCACACCAGCAAAGCTCAA GGATCCAGGAGCACCCAGGACACGGGAGAATCTCATATCTGA
- the adgre5a gene encoding adhesion G protein-coupled receptor E5 isoform X2 — MLICWYQHILLLLFPHPLIAWWLLFFPWATWATLEKDKKRREEESTTPSKCRELPGLCIGCFNFPHTDLDSVSLFTMAGRWNLLILALYLSDLVALTESECAQGWISTEQGCIDNDECAIDEDYPDEPGACVENASCVNTIGSYYCQCLDGFVSSTGAVNFTAVTPATCEDINECLQNEDMCGPNAECHNTVPHYSCICDDGFISTTGLETFRHGDNVICIDIDECGEKDVCGPNSACVNAPGKYHCICQAGFELKSGEFTGNQKQCEDINECEKENICGQNAACVNTPGKYHCICHAGFELRSGRSNFSGNQEQCEDKCMIDKTICGNGICHRGASGHYCVCHPGSTNYGNNESRCTELRCDVFEDMSNPKEGFHISQDLVMHLKKSCLNIMKNATKLDGEDILKRLLSAIDELLSSEAFKDKKKVSTFLDMVENVLRLIGPLIKPPGIKISSTHTELELLVHKGANLPQGPHNLTSKHAQMNIQLETAAGDPSYYPGFTTASLLTYANLEHSADSFFSGMEPQVNHSYKINSKVVTASVSNRNTSHLKEPVTLTFYHLKSNESQHTCVFWDSSVDGGSWSTRGCKMVESNSEYTVCSCNHLSSFAVLMALYDVENKFELQLITWVGLSLSLICLFICILTFSLIHSIKSPRTSIHLHLCISLFIAYVIFLAGISRTESRVGCAVVAGLLHFFFLAAFCWMCLEGIQLFRMVVVVFNTNFKTLYMMAGGYGVPAVIVAISAMVNAEGYGTKRYCWLKLDFIWSFFGPACIIIIINIFFFLITVWKLAQKFSSLNPDLDKLQKIKAFTITAVAQLCLLGTMWIFGCFQFNKGTIVMSYLFTIFGSIQGIMLFVMHCLFSKQVREEYGSILSRYCAPGKKSYSDFSYSHTSKAQGSRSTQDTGESHI, encoded by the exons atgttgatTTGCTGGTATCAGCATATACTGCTGCTACTTTTTCCACATCCATTAATTGCCTGGtggttgcttttttttccttgggCAACTTGGGCAACtttggaaaaagacaaaaagagaagagaagaagagagcacAACACCATCTAAATGTAGAGAACTCCCAGGTTTATGTATTGGTTGTTTTAACTTTCCTCACACAGATCTGGACAGTGTTTCCCTCTTCACTATGGCGGGCAGGTGGAACCTCCTGATACTGG CTCTGTACCTCTCTGACTTGGTGGCCCTGACGGAATCAGAGTGCGCTCAAGGATGGATTAGTACAGAGCAAGGATGCATTG ATAATGATGAATGTGCTATTGATGAGGACTATCCCGATGAACCTGGAGCATGTGTCGAGAATGCGTCCTGTGTCAACACAATTGGCAGCTACTACTGCCAATGTCTTGATGGTTTCGTGTCATCAACTGGGGCTGTGAACTTTACAGCTGTAACACCTGCAACATGTGAAG ATATCAACGAGTGTCTGCAAAACGAGGATATGTGTGGACCTAATGCTGAATGTCACAACACAGTTCCGCATTATTCCTGCATTTGTGATGATGGATTCATTTCCACCACTGGACTGGAAACTTTTCGCCATGGTGACAACGTTATATGTATTG ATATCGACGAATGTGGAGAGAAAGATGTTTGTGGTCCAAATTCAGCATGTGTCAATGCACCAGGCAAATATCACTGCATCTGTCAGGCTGGCTTTGAACTGAAGTCCGGTGAATTCACTGGCAATCAGAAGCAATGTGAAG ATATCAACGAATGCGAAAAGGAAAATATCTGCGGTCAAAACGCAGCATGTGTCAACACACCAGGCAAATATCATTGCATCTGTCATGCTGGCTTCGAACTGAGATCTGGTAGATCTAACTTCAGTGGCAATCAGGAGCAATGTGAAG ACAAATGCATGATTGATAAGACAATCTGCGGAAATGGAATCTGCCACCGTGGAGCCAGCGGCCATTACTGTGTGTGCCACCCTGGGTCCACTAACTATGGCAACAATGAGTCTCGCTGCACAG AGTTAAGGTGTGATGTATTCGAAGATATGAGCAATCCAAAAGAG GGATTTCACATTTCACAGGATCTTGTgatgcatttgaaaaaaagcTGTCTGAACATCATGAAGAATGCAACAAAGCTGGATGGAGAGGACATCTTAAAG AGACTGTTGTCTGCCATCGACGAGCTCTTGTCCAGTGAAGCCTTCAAAGATAAAAAGAAGGTCTCCACCTTTCTGGACATGGTGGAGAATGTCTTGAGGCTCATAGGGCCTCTCATTAAGCCCCCCGGGATAAAAAtatcctccacacacacag AGCTGGAGCTGCTGGTACATAAGGGGGCTAACTTACCCCAGGGACCTCATAACTTAACATCTAAGCATGCTCAGATGAACATTCAGTTGGAGACAGCTGCCGGGGATCCCTCCTATTACCCTG GCTTTACAACAGCCTCCTTGCTGACCTACGCAAACCTTGAACACTCTGCGGACAGCTTCTTTAGTGGGATGGAACCACAAGTGAACCACAGCTATAAGATCAACTCTAAAGTTGTGACTGCCAGCGTcagtaacagaaacacaagcCACCTCAAAGAGCCGGTCACCTTGACTTTCTACCACCTCAAG TCAAATGAATCCCAGCACACCTGCGTGTTCTGGGATTCCTCGGTGGATGGAGGGTCATGGTCTACTCGTGGCTGCAAGATGGTGGAGTCCAACTCTGAATACACTGTGTGTTCCTGCAACCATCTGAGCAGCTTTGCTGTGCTCATGGCGCTCTATGATGTGGAG AACAAGTTTGAGTTGCAGCTGATCACCTGGGTGGGCCTGTCCCTCTCGCTAATTTGCCTGTTCATCTGCATCCTGACTTTCTCGTTGATCCACTCCATCAAAAGCCCAAGAACCTCAATCCACCTGCACCTCTGCATCAGCCTCTTCATTGCCTACGTTATCTTCCTCGCAGGCATCTCTCGTACAGAGAGCCGG GTTGGCTGTGCGGTGGTAGCTGGGCTGCTGCATTTCTTCTTCCTGGCAGCATTTTGCTGGATGTGTCTGGAGGGCATACAACTCTTCAGGATGGTCGTCGTTGTCTTTAACACCAACTTCAAAACCCTTTACATGATGGCAGGTGGCTATGGAGTCCCAGCTGTTATTGTCGCTATCTCTGCTATGGTGAATGCTGAGGGATATGGCACCAAGAGATA TTGTTGGTTGAAGCTGGACTTCATTTGGAGTTTCTTTGGCCCTGcctgcatcatcatcatt ATAAACATATTCTTCTTTCTCATCACTGTGTGGAAGTTGGCACAGAAGTTCTCAAGTTTAAACCCTGACCTGGACAAGctgcagaaaataaa GGCGTTCACCATTACTGCAGTGGCTCAGCTGTGTTTGCTGGGCACCATGTGGATCTTCGGTTGTTTCCAGTTTAACAAGGGCACAATTGTCATGTCTTACCTGTTCACCATCTTTGGCAGCATTCAGGGGATCATGCTCTTTGTCATGCACTGTCTGTTTTCTAAACAG GTGAGGGAGGAATATGGAAGCATCCTGTCCAGATACTGTGCACCTGGGAAGAAGAGCTACTCAGATTTCAGTTACTCGCACACCAGCAAAGCTCAA GGATCCAGGAGCACCCAGGACACGGGAGAATCTCATATCTGA
- the adgre5a gene encoding adhesion G protein-coupled receptor E5 isoform X3, with the protein MLICWYQHILLLLFPHPLIAWWLLFFPWATWATLEKDKKRREEESTTPSKCRELPGLCIGCFNFPHTDLDSVSLFTMAGRWNLLILALYLSDLVALTESECAQGWISTEQGCIDNDECAIDEDYPDEPGACVENASCVNTIGSYYCQCLDGFVSSTGAVNFTAVTPATCEDINECLQNEDMCGPNAECHNTVPHYSCICDDGFISTTGLETFRHGDNVICIEIDECEEGNICGQNAACVNTPGKYHCICQNGFELKSGKSNFTGNQEQCEDKCMIDKTICGNGICHRGASGHYCVCHPGSTNYGNNESRCTELRCDVFEDMSNPKEGFHISQDLVMHLKKSCLNIMKNATKLDGEDILKRLLSAIDELLSSEAFKDKKKVSTFLDMVENVLRLIGPLIKPPGIKISSTHTELELLVHKGANLPQGPHNLTSKHAQMNIQLETAAGDPSYYPGFTTASLLTYANLEHSADSFFSGMEPQVNHSYKINSKVVTASVSNRNTSHLKEPVTLTFYHLKSNESQHTCVFWDSSVDGGSWSTRGCKMVESNSEYTVCSCNHLSSFAVLMALYDVENKFELQLITWVGLSLSLICLFICILTFSLIHSIKSPRTSIHLHLCISLFIAYVIFLAGISRTESRVGCAVVAGLLHFFFLAAFCWMCLEGIQLFRMVVVVFNTNFKTLYMMAGGYGVPAVIVAISAMVNAEGYGTKRYCWLKLDFIWSFFGPACIIIIINIFFFLITVWKLAQKFSSLNPDLDKLQKIKAFTITAVAQLCLLGTMWIFGCFQFNKGTIVMSYLFTIFGSIQGIMLFVMHCLFSKQVREEYGSILSRYCAPGKKSYSDFSYSHTSKAQGSRSTQDTGESHI; encoded by the exons atgttgatTTGCTGGTATCAGCATATACTGCTGCTACTTTTTCCACATCCATTAATTGCCTGGtggttgcttttttttccttgggCAACTTGGGCAACtttggaaaaagacaaaaagagaagagaagaagagagcacAACACCATCTAAATGTAGAGAACTCCCAGGTTTATGTATTGGTTGTTTTAACTTTCCTCACACAGATCTGGACAGTGTTTCCCTCTTCACTATGGCGGGCAGGTGGAACCTCCTGATACTGG CTCTGTACCTCTCTGACTTGGTGGCCCTGACGGAATCAGAGTGCGCTCAAGGATGGATTAGTACAGAGCAAGGATGCATTG ATAATGATGAATGTGCTATTGATGAGGACTATCCCGATGAACCTGGAGCATGTGTCGAGAATGCGTCCTGTGTCAACACAATTGGCAGCTACTACTGCCAATGTCTTGATGGTTTCGTGTCATCAACTGGGGCTGTGAACTTTACAGCTGTAACACCTGCAACATGTGAAG ATATCAACGAGTGTCTGCAAAACGAGGATATGTGTGGACCTAATGCTGAATGTCACAACACAGTTCCGCATTATTCCTGCATTTGTGATGATGGATTCATTTCCACCACTGGACTGGAAACTTTTCGCCATGGTGACAACGTTATATGTATTG AGATCGACGAATGTGAAGAGGGAAATATTTGTGGTCAAAACGCAGCATGTGTCAACACACCAGGCAAATATCACTGCATCTGTCAGAATGGCTTTGAACTGAAGTCTGGTAAATCTAACTTCACTGGCAATCAGGAGCAATGTGAAG ACAAATGCATGATTGATAAGACAATCTGCGGAAATGGAATCTGCCACCGTGGAGCCAGCGGCCATTACTGTGTGTGCCACCCTGGGTCCACTAACTATGGCAACAATGAGTCTCGCTGCACAG AGTTAAGGTGTGATGTATTCGAAGATATGAGCAATCCAAAAGAG GGATTTCACATTTCACAGGATCTTGTgatgcatttgaaaaaaagcTGTCTGAACATCATGAAGAATGCAACAAAGCTGGATGGAGAGGACATCTTAAAG AGACTGTTGTCTGCCATCGACGAGCTCTTGTCCAGTGAAGCCTTCAAAGATAAAAAGAAGGTCTCCACCTTTCTGGACATGGTGGAGAATGTCTTGAGGCTCATAGGGCCTCTCATTAAGCCCCCCGGGATAAAAAtatcctccacacacacag AGCTGGAGCTGCTGGTACATAAGGGGGCTAACTTACCCCAGGGACCTCATAACTTAACATCTAAGCATGCTCAGATGAACATTCAGTTGGAGACAGCTGCCGGGGATCCCTCCTATTACCCTG GCTTTACAACAGCCTCCTTGCTGACCTACGCAAACCTTGAACACTCTGCGGACAGCTTCTTTAGTGGGATGGAACCACAAGTGAACCACAGCTATAAGATCAACTCTAAAGTTGTGACTGCCAGCGTcagtaacagaaacacaagcCACCTCAAAGAGCCGGTCACCTTGACTTTCTACCACCTCAAG TCAAATGAATCCCAGCACACCTGCGTGTTCTGGGATTCCTCGGTGGATGGAGGGTCATGGTCTACTCGTGGCTGCAAGATGGTGGAGTCCAACTCTGAATACACTGTGTGTTCCTGCAACCATCTGAGCAGCTTTGCTGTGCTCATGGCGCTCTATGATGTGGAG AACAAGTTTGAGTTGCAGCTGATCACCTGGGTGGGCCTGTCCCTCTCGCTAATTTGCCTGTTCATCTGCATCCTGACTTTCTCGTTGATCCACTCCATCAAAAGCCCAAGAACCTCAATCCACCTGCACCTCTGCATCAGCCTCTTCATTGCCTACGTTATCTTCCTCGCAGGCATCTCTCGTACAGAGAGCCGG GTTGGCTGTGCGGTGGTAGCTGGGCTGCTGCATTTCTTCTTCCTGGCAGCATTTTGCTGGATGTGTCTGGAGGGCATACAACTCTTCAGGATGGTCGTCGTTGTCTTTAACACCAACTTCAAAACCCTTTACATGATGGCAGGTGGCTATGGAGTCCCAGCTGTTATTGTCGCTATCTCTGCTATGGTGAATGCTGAGGGATATGGCACCAAGAGATA TTGTTGGTTGAAGCTGGACTTCATTTGGAGTTTCTTTGGCCCTGcctgcatcatcatcatt ATAAACATATTCTTCTTTCTCATCACTGTGTGGAAGTTGGCACAGAAGTTCTCAAGTTTAAACCCTGACCTGGACAAGctgcagaaaataaa GGCGTTCACCATTACTGCAGTGGCTCAGCTGTGTTTGCTGGGCACCATGTGGATCTTCGGTTGTTTCCAGTTTAACAAGGGCACAATTGTCATGTCTTACCTGTTCACCATCTTTGGCAGCATTCAGGGGATCATGCTCTTTGTCATGCACTGTCTGTTTTCTAAACAG GTGAGGGAGGAATATGGAAGCATCCTGTCCAGATACTGTGCACCTGGGAAGAAGAGCTACTCAGATTTCAGTTACTCGCACACCAGCAAAGCTCAA GGATCCAGGAGCACCCAGGACACGGGAGAATCTCATATCTGA
- the ptger1c gene encoding prostaglandin E receptor 1c (subtype EP1): MTLKMRTSSVLMASVFASPTPSIVQQNLKINFSEQTSPWLNNSTWPPIKSSGLGMSCFTMTFGAISNLTALGILAKSRVRFRRQSRASFLLLTMALLLADLAGHVIPGAFALYMHVNQRDKMQGRKPTNAFCQIFGASMVFFGLCPLLLGCAMAVERCVAITKPFFHAAMITLGHVWRVVLLLPSLALGLAVLPLFAVGTYTSQYPGTWCFLPIHDPQSAADTSLVLAFSCVGLAALALSLLCNIMSCLALLQARIKSKNVKTKSAACCSTRRASTSSSLFCSLDVEMMVQLAVITVVSCVCWGPFLIHIFVMQFKQRTSTHEKDGFILLSLRMASWNQILDPWVYILLRKAVLFQVCCASYTQRPSEAENRSSADRQDSSVQ, translated from the exons ATGACACTGAAGATGAGGACATCATCTGTACTCATGGCTTCAGTTTTCGCATCTCCTACACCATCCATCGTCCAGCAAAACCTGAAGATCAACTTCTCTGAACAAACAAGTCCCTGGCTGAACAACAGCACGTGGCCACCCATCAAATCCTCAGGTTTAGGGATGTCTTGCTTCACTATGACATTTGGCGCCATCTCTAACCTCACAGCTCTGGGCATCCTAGCTAAATCCCGTGTCCGATTCCGTCGCCAATCCAGAGCATCATTTCTGTTACTAACAATGGCTTTGCTTTTGGCTGACCTTGCAGGTCATGTGATTCCAGGCGCCTTTGCTTTGTATATGCACGTCAATCAGAGGGATAAAATGCAGGGCAGGAAGCCTACTAATGCATTCTGTCAGATCTTTGGGGCAAGTATGGTGTTTTTTGGCTTATGCCCTTTGCTGTTGGGTTGTGCGATGGCAGTGGAGCGCTGTGTGGCCATCACAAAGCCCTTTTTCCATGCTGCTATGATCACATTGGGTCACGTGTGGCGAGTTGTGTTACTTCTGCCCTCTCTTGCACTTGGGCTGGCAGTTCTACCTTTATTTGCTGTGGGGACTTACACGAGCCAGTATCCTGGGACATGGTGTTTCTTGCCTATCCATGATCCACAGTCTGCAGCTGACACCAGTCTGGTTCTGGCCTTCTCATGTGTGGGTCTCGCTGCACTTGCTCTTTCCCTACTCTGCAACATCATGAGTTGTCTGGCATTGCTGCAGGCCAGAATTAAGtccaaaaatgttaaaactaaATCAGCAGCCTGCTGCAGCACTCGTCGAGCATCGacttcttcctctttgttttgCTCGTTGGATGTGGAGATGATGGTGCAACTGGCAGTGATCACTGTGGTTTCCTGTGTATGCTGGGGTCCCTTTCTT ATCCACATTTTTGTGATGCAGTTCAAACAACGAACCTCCACCCATGAGAAAGATGGGTTCATTCTTCTGAGCTTGCGTATGGCCTCCTGGAATCAGATCTTGGATCCCTGGGTTTACATCTTACTGAGGAAGGCTGTGCTTTTCCAAGTTTGCTGTGCTTCCTACACACAGAGACCCTCAGAGGCAGAGAACAGGTCCAGTGCAGACAGGCAGGACTCCAGTGTGCAGTGA